taccagAATTTCTATTTGTCCATAATTgtgcacaataaaaacaatatataaaaaaaagttgaaaaaagtcgagagaacacacacacacacacacacacacacacacacacacacacacacacacacacacacacacacacacacacacacgcggtTTAAATTAGCAAACACAGTTCTGTCTACATCACAGTTGTCCATGTCCATTTCCTCTCTGAAGGGGGTGGTGGGGTGAAGGTCATCCGTGTAGGAGGAAATTAAATCTTGATCACAGATTGGTGTCAGTGGGGTTTAATTTGAGGTCTGATTTAGGCTATATtgaaaagtgaaaacatcagAAGATGGACAGGGTAGAACTGTGTTAAATTATAGATGAAGAAAGACCTGTGCTCATCAAGAATTCATCTTTGATAGATCCAAGCAGTTTAACAACTTCATTTAGAATTGACACTTGCAGAATTAGTCTAACAATTGTTCTTTATAAAGCTATGATGGATGAGTTCACAGTTGCACAAGCACTTCAAGTCTTTCGCACATCAACATGACTCATGAGTGAGTCAGAGAGCTGGTCTAAACCCcataatattttaatgtaatatatcacattattatttagtttttttttttccatttcatgtTAATTTCACCTGGTACTATCCCACTGagattaaaatctattttaccGAGCCATTGCTGAAAAGTCCACAAAAGTGTCAAAGATGCAACAGTTCACAGTATTtgattagacaaaaaaaaaggtcttatCAATCCGCTTAGAGAGACAAAGGTGCAAATCAGTGTCACAGAAGTCAAAGtttaattaatatttcataGGCTGGCTGATGTCACAACTCCTTGTGAAGCACATATAAAAGAGGGACACTGTAGGTGGGACGTTCTTCACAAATATAACTCAGACTTGTCTCCACCTGCTGCAGAGAAGGACGCCTCCTGTTTGAATTTCAGCACCATGGTCAGCGCCCGGACCCTCCTCCTTCTTACGGCCACCTGCTGCGCCTACCTGCGACTGGCCCGAGCGGAGGAGTCCTCACTGGAGACGCGCTCCTTAGACTTCACCCTGAAAACCCAGCAGGAGAAAGACCTGGTAAGAGAATGGCAGCATTTATTACACAAATGTTCTTACAAAAAATTATCCTATCGTGATAAATTTTGACCTCTATACTAAAAGCACTTTTATACAGTTTTTATCACAGACTGAGTCACGTTTAAATACCAAAAGAGAACGAGAGATTGAAAAGAGGAGACTGATTAGCTTTTTggtgtgttttccttttcagaTCGATGCTTTGCAAGAAGTTCTGGAAAAGCTGAGAAACAAAGAAATGCCCTTAGAGAAAAAACTTGGCTGGTTACCTTCGGTAAGCAAACAGagcatttttgaattttgaattgCTTGACTtaaaccatttaaaataaaatacaacaatgAAATAAAGAAGATGTTTCTATTTTGTCATATATTTAatctaattttactttttatttttttatatccatCATTTTTCAATTTTTCATCTACATTTAGTTATTTGACAGGTTAAATAGAAtcgaaattgaattgaacattaagaataaaatcaaatcaaTGAAGTTGTTGCTATACTGTTGTTCAATATACATATTCAGCATacattgaaatgaaagaaaaagcccaacaaaGTCCTAACTTATTCATTGTGAGTTCTATGAACTCCAAGGACtttatgttttttggttttGAATAGAAACGCAATCTGTCAGTAAATGCATATACCTCTTAGATtacctttattttctg
This Fundulus heteroclitus isolate FHET01 chromosome 19, MU-UCD_Fhet_4.1, whole genome shotgun sequence DNA region includes the following protein-coding sequences:
- the LOC105917704 gene encoding cocaine- and amphetamine-regulated transcript protein produces the protein MVSARTLLLLTATCCAYLRLARAEESSLETRSLDFTLKTQQEKDLIDALQEVLEKLRNKEMPLEKKLGWLPSCDAGEPCAVRKGARIGTLCSCPRGTSCNFYVLKCL